The Kogia breviceps isolate mKogBre1 chromosome 4, mKogBre1 haplotype 1, whole genome shotgun sequence genome window below encodes:
- the TICAM1 gene encoding TIR domain-containing adapter molecule 1, with product MASTGPSLSGAFDILGAAGQDKLLYLKHKLKTLRPGCRGADLLHAMALLKLGQETEARISLEALKADAVAKLVAHQWAGVDSTEAPEEPPDVSRAVARVYHLLAEERLCPASMREEAYRAAVRAFRSRDDPQLEELQEEARDRCGWDVLSDLGDIQTLHSDLGCLLPSSASPSRTRSDPRPIKDLSDWSTGHSLRSTGSPASLASNLEISQSPTVALLSSHHSPHGPSKLCDKPRASPVPEPAPMGCQEPEEMSWPPSVEAARPPERPNGPAPRLPEVAVDACPASLHDPPEAPKTSTHYSVECVDVPAAPKSLPSPSGTACPVADQTPVQLSEEDTTYLVAQPRPPTPSAPQASPPFSSPSTPPKAHPTVSKPGPPPFSSPSTPPKAHPTVSKPGPPPPERESQEQKFYNFVVLHAGADEHIALRVRERLEALGVSDGATFCEDFQVPGRGELHCLQDALDHSAFTILLLTSNFDCRLSQHQANQSLMSSLTRHGWQDCVIPFLPLESSLTQLSPSTSSLLTALVWLDEHSPIFARKVANTFKSQKLQARKAKWRKEQDVRALQEQSQHLEGERQQAAAWSAAHSAYLHNYLSYQTQMEKLQVAFGSYMPFGTQRPSAPQVPFGGPGPLGAPPPPFPTWPGHQPPPWPPWLAGMPPPAFPQPPVAFPQPQAFPQPPDFQQTSPVHSQSPGLQPLIIHHAQMVQLGLNNHMWNQRGTQAPEDKTPETE from the coding sequence ATGGCCAGCACAGGCCCCTCGCTTTCTGGCGCCTTTGACATTCTAGGCGCAGCGGGCCAGGATAAGCTCTTGTATCTTAAGCACAAGCTTAAGACCCTGCGGCCAGGCTGCCGGGGGGCGGACCTCCTGCACGCCATGGCGCTCCTAAAGCTGGGCCAGGAGACCGAGGCCAGGATCTCCCTGGAGGCGCTGAAGGCGGACGCTGTGGCAAAGCTGGTGGCCCACCAGTGGGCCGGTGTGGACAGCACTGAGGCCCCAGAGGAGCCCCCAGACGTGTCCCGGGCCGTTGCCAGGGTGTACCACCTTCTTGCCGAGGAGAGGCTGTGTCCAGCGTCAATGCGGGAGGAGGCCTACCGTGCAGCCGTCCGTGCTTTCAGGTCCAGGGACGACCCCCAGCTGGAGGAGCTTCAGGAAGAGGCACGAGACCGGTGCGGATGGGATGTCCTTAGCGACCTGGGGGACATCCAAACTCTCCACTCCGATCTGGGGTGCCTCCTGCCGTCCTCGGCATCACCCTCCAGGACCCGCAGCGATCCGCGGCCCATCAAGGACCTTTCGGACTGGAGCACGGGGCATTCCCTGAGATCCACCGGCAGCCCGGCCTCCCTGGCCAGCAACTTGGAAATTAGCCAGTCGCCCACCGTGGCCCTCCTCAGCAGTCACCACAGCCCCCACGGGCCCAGCAAGCTGTGTGACAAGCCCCGGGCCAGCCCGGTGCCCGAGCCTGCCCCTATGGGCTGCCAGGAGCCCGAGGAGATGAGCTGGCCCCCATCAGTGGAGGCTGCCAGGCCCCCAGAGCGGCCAAACGGCCCAGCCCCCAGGCTTCCCGAGGTGGCCGTAGATGCATGCCCCGCCAGCCTGCACGACCCCCCGGAAGCTCCGAAAACCAGCACTCACTACTCGGTGGAGTGCGTGGATGTGCCAGCAGCTCCCAAATCTCTCCCCTCGCCTTCCGGAACCGCCTGCCCTGTCGCGGATCAGACGCCAGTCCAACTTTCAGAGGAAGACACCACTTACCTGGTCGCTCAGCCACGTCCACCGACTCCATCGGCCCCCCAAGCGTCCCCTCCCTTTTCGTCTCCATCGACCCCTCCGAAGGCTCACCCTACCGTCTCGAAGCCGGGGCCCCCTCCCTTTTCGTCTCCATCGACCCCTCCTAAGGCTCACCCTACTGTCTCGAAGCCGGGCCCCCCTCCTCCCGAGCGGGAGTCGCAGGAGCAGAAATTCTATAACTTTGTGGTGCTGCACGCTGGCGCTGACGAGCACATCGCGCTGCGCGTGCGCGAGAGGCTGGAGGCCCTGGGCGTGAGCGACGGCGCCACCTTCTGCGAAGATTTCCAGGTGCCAGGGCGCGGCGAGCTGCACTGCCTGCAGGACGCCTTAGACCACTCGGCCTTCACCATCCTGCTGCTCACCTCCAACTTCGACTGCCGGCTGAGCCAGCACCAGGCGAACCAGTCTCTGATGAGCAGCCTCACGCGGCACGGGTGGCAGGATTGCGTGATCCCCTTCCTGCCCCTGGAGAGTTCCCTGACCCAGCTCAGCCCCAGCACGTCCAGCCTGCTCACCGCCCTGGTGTGGCTGGATGAGCACTCCCCGATCTTCGCCAGGAAGGTGGCCAATACCTTCAAGTCCCAGAAGCTGCAGGCCCGCAAGGCCAAGTGGAGGAAGGAACAGGATGTCCGGGCCCTGCAGGAGCAGAGCCAACACCTGGAGGGCGAGCGGCAGCAGGCGGCGGCGTGGAGTGCTGCTCACTCGGCTTACCTCCATAACTACCTGTCCTACCAGACGCAGATGGAGAAGCTCCAGGTAGCTTTCGGGAGCTACATGCCATTTGGGACTCAGCGGCCTTCTGCGCCTCAGGTGCCCTTTGGGGGACCGGGGCCCCTGGGAGCCCCACCACCACCTTTTCCCACCTGGCCGGGCCATCAGCCGCCGCCCTGGCCTCCTTGGCTGGCGGGCATGCCCCCACCGGCCTTCCCGCAGCCCCCGGTGGCTTTCCCGCAGCCCCAGGCCTTCCCTCAGCCCCCGGACTTCCAACAGACTTCACCCGTGCACTCTCAGAGCCCTGGGCTGCAGCCCCTCATCATACACCATGCACAGATGGTACAACTGGGACTCAACAACCACATGTGGAACCAGAGAGGGACGCAGGCGCCCGAGGACAAGACGCCAGAAACGGAATGA